The following DNA comes from Chelmon rostratus isolate fCheRos1 chromosome 3, fCheRos1.pri, whole genome shotgun sequence.
ttggtccagtgtgtaagaaaatgtgatgaagtgcccTTCTAGTGGAGAATACATGATAAAGGTGGTGTTCATTATTAACACCACATTGCTGTGACCTGTCAGAGTGTcttcaggtaaaaaaaaaaaaaaaaaaaaaacggcccACTGAGACCTAAAACTCAGAAACTGTGTGTTAGCCTCGGCGCTTCCACCCTGCAGCTGTGTTCACCTTCAGAGAGCGTCTGAAAGACAAACGGGCCTCACAGGATGAGCCCAGTCTGCGATACAAACCCAGGCCGGAATTTCCCACATGCATTCGGAAGGATCTTCGACTAGATCgctgcttttattgtgttttggtCTTCGGTTTTTCTCAACATTAGGTGGAGAAGTTGGCTCAGGAGAATTTTTACCTAATCGACTTCTACTGGAAATATTACTTGTAATGATAGCAACATTAGCCATCCTGTCTATCCTGTCCTATCAGCTGAGTGTTTTTCCgaatttaaaaacactgtattttagcTTATATACAAGTCGTCGACATCTtatatttttttacatcttGGCTTTGCCAAACATTAAGCTGTCTGTATATTGTAGTGTAAAGTATTGTTGGTAGACACTTAGTCAGCCCACCTGCTGTAGTCTGATTGTTTCTGTGCCCTTGGTGATGTACTTTGAGGACAGGTgcttgtcttgtgtgtgtgtgttgctgtttacgtctgtgttcatgtacatgtttttgtgcatgagTACCCACATGCATGCAGTCAAGTAGGGGTGTGGTAACGTCTAAAAGCCCTCTCCGCCTTGGTTTCATGGGAACCTGTGCGCCGCTAATCCTCCTTTTGGCTGGAGAGGGCTTCTCCAAACAAATCATCCAGCTCTAAGACCCACTGCTCCTCAAGTGGGCTCCTGGCTCTCTTTGCCAAGCCTCGCCAAAAAaacctctctcctttcttctctcttttctcataTGCTTCACATAAAACAGCTACCTACAGTGAGGCAAATCCCctcgtctctgtctcttttcttctaGGAGCAAGGGAAGGAGAAAGGAATGGGGTGTGGATAAGCCAGGCCAGCAGGAGACTGTCAAGTTGAAGAAGTGAGATGACCTGTTTTGGAGGAGCGGGTGAGTCTGAATAATGGGTCGTGGTAAAGGGGTCATTGTTTGATAGCAGGCAAGAGGAAAGTCAGGATATATGGGTGGATCTCACCACTTTGATGGGGCTCCTTCTGCCTTCTTTTATTGTGTGTCCAGATCTATTCATCTGTTTACAGTGTACATCTACACTggactctgcagttcctctgctgtctccatTATTTAAGACACCTACTGCGACCACTTAGGGTACAGACAAGCAGTGTCCACATCATTATCCATTAAGAGTCACTTTAGCACGTGGTTAAGTCCATTTCACCTGTGCCATTTAACTGCTAATAATTAATACAACAGCAAAGCTTTGATGACCAGTTGGATGGTTGGATCTTGTCCCTCCTCCAACCCCAGCACATGAACCCAGTGTTGCCTTGTTCAGAGTCAgcgtttctgtctgtctttgaaatGATGAGCTTTGTACATTTGGCCACAATGACAGAGTAGTAATTTACTTCATGGCACATATGACTTTGTTAGGTATGTAAGCTTTAAACTAGCTTAACTCActgctgaatgtttttgttggatGATCGCCATGTACTGTTGACTAAAATGACAACAGCTTGTCTCATGCTAACATGATAACTCCTTAAAGGTAAAATCCTCTAGCTGCTGATATTAAATGCTCTCGATAATCTGTTAGAGTCCAACAAGCTTTATATTTAACCAACTGCACTGacacagtttttccattttcttttccGAGATCTCTTTGAATCAAATTAGTTTGTCACTGCTGACCAGGATCAGTTGAATAAACAGTATGTGACCCCAAGAAACTATTCTAACTATTTGGATATTATGATTAAAGGGCAGGTCATTGGAAATTATAGGGTACATGTTCAGTGGTCAGTGTGGTCTAATCTCAGCAGCACTAGGTTCACATTGTCAATGCAAGAGCTATCACTGACCACGGGAAGTCCTTACACACCCGAAGCATTGTGACAAAGTATGCATAAATGTGTAACTATGAGTATGTTTGCGACTCAGATATAAACTACGAAAGGACATGTTAtgtttaaaatcattaaaatcacaCAGAGACCAGTGTTGTCTTTGCTGATGCTTTACTGGCAGAGTTTGTGACatacaaacaaagaaagaagcCTACAATCTACATTATCAATGTTTTTGACAGAACATTCTGTGTATTTGGGCTATTACGAAgatttcaaattatttttgcacacagaagtcaaagaaaaatgcagaataagAATTTTGGCGTCAAAGAGATAATAGCAAACTACTGCAAAATAATCACGTCAAATCATATGAACCGCTGAGCTCAACCTGACTGACTGACGACTGATTCAGCACTCCACTTCCCTTTCTCTCCAACAAGGACCCCGTTTCTGGTGTGGAAGACCTTGGCTAGAGAGGGACTCAGGGGGCTTGGAATGTACTCTTGGCACTGCTGACCACCAAGACTTGGTGCACACTCCACTATgtaggagaagaagaaggtgcCATGATTTAACATGCAGCTGTCTGTCACCTCCCCTCTACGCAGATCAAATGAACACTCGCCAAGTGGATCACTGTCCCAGTAACTATCCTCATCATAAACATTGAACCTaagtctgtttttcatgttgatgGTTATGGGTCCAAATTCAAATGTCTCCGGCCATATGGGATTGTCATTGTTAGATATGATGACAGTGCGCTTAACCTGATCACCGTACGTCACCTGAACTGATCCGTCAGTCTGAGTCCACATATCACCATACAGACCCTGTGCATAGAGCTTGAAGACCTTCAGTGTTGCAAGACCTTTCCCAGCAGGACAACAGTTAGACTTGATGTTCTGATTGCTGttacaaacacaagcacaaggATCCCTTTTGCTCGATCGGTGCCCAATCTTACAGctttctgagcattttttcaACACTGCGTTTTTCTTGATGTACTTCTCCACCTCTTGCTTCAGTCCGGTCCTGGCACGATGACCTCTTGGCAGTATGGTGTGCAGGGGCTTTATGTTGTATCGGACCACGTCAGGGGTGTTTTTCAGTGAGTTAAGCCAGCTGTTATAGATGGAGGGGTTTGACTGACCCTCAAAGAGGACATCAGCACCATTGATATTTCCACCAATGACCTCGGTGTAACGCTCATTAAACATGCTGCTGAAGTTTTGGATAGAGTttaacttcttcttttttgcctGACAATGTTCATACATGGCCTTAATGCTGGCACTACTGGCAAAGGTAGCCGAGGCCTCCACTGACAAACAGTCACTGACCTCTGTTGCCGACAGTCCGTTCATGGTTGCCGTGCAGGTCTTGATGAAAGTGATTGCTTTTATTTCACCTCCCAGAAAGACTTGTGTGATGTAATGTGTACCATATGTGTCGATCAGACTTCGATATAATTGCTCAGCCTGAGGTGAATATGAAGGAAGGGACTCTACGGCTGATTCAAACTCCTGACTCAGTGGAGGGTTTGTGGCCAGTCTGTAGCTGTGAAGCACAGGAAGTATACAGATTAGATACAGCCTGtcagtcacattttattcacatgtcactgtttctgctgtttttgtttttagcaaaatTACTGTCATTTTTGCCAATTAACCAGaatactgtaaaacaaagcatttctcAGTGAACTGAGCAAATGAATTcatgacaaaaagacaaatatctgTCCACATACTCACCGGTAGAAGTTGCAGTTGACAGAATGGCGAAAGAAGGTGTAGCGGTCTTGT
Coding sequences within:
- the LOC121604594 gene encoding perforin-1-like, producing the protein MARLWHLMLLCWAWSPLCLPSSVSFIGAPQECKTAHFVPGYNLGGEGFDIVTMERKGAYVIDTETWKLGNDTCRLYRNSYMNGEKQKVPAAVVDWRNLPRCSLKVSSTIYDSVETLVNDSTSSVSNDWKIGLDIPVDPSVTVGVGLGGSHSKESTFGMQKSKQDRYTFFRHSVNCNFYRYRLATNPPLSQEFESAVESLPSYSPQAEQLYRSLIDTYGTHYITQVFLGGEIKAITFIKTCTATMNGLSATEVSDCLSVEASATFASSASIKAMYEHCQAKKKKLNSIQNFSSMFNERYTEVIGGNINGADVLFEGQSNPSIYNSWLNSLKNTPDVVRYNIKPLHTILPRGHRARTGLKQEVEKYIKKNAVLKKCSESCKIGHRSSKRDPCACVCNSNQNIKSNCCPAGKGLATLKVFKLYAQGLYGDMWTQTDGSVQVTYGDQVKRTVIISNNDNPIWPETFEFGPITINMKNRLRFNVYDEDSYWDSDPLGECSFDLRRGEVTDSCMLNHGTFFFSYIVECAPSLGGQQCQEYIPSPLSPSLAKVFHTRNGVLVGEKGKWSAESVVSQSG